From a single Natronocella acetinitrilica genomic region:
- a CDS encoding DUF2845 domain-containing protein, whose product MRYRILKAALVPGLFILAISAEATMRCEGGIAQRGDRTFEIEDLCGTPDLREPLSVVRGNDGALLTVSERWYYNPGPQGLVRMIDFRDGRVRRFESGGYGYRTFPGSGCSAQSLRRGMNRMELLGTCGPPDAQQTLPPIQTPGFGHGHHAVRHLPVREEWFYTFGSGQLSRIVTLEHGRVTRVETGRRTH is encoded by the coding sequence ATGCGATACAGGATACTCAAGGCGGCACTTGTTCCCGGGTTGTTCATCCTTGCCATCTCGGCTGAGGCAACCATGCGCTGTGAAGGCGGCATAGCCCAGCGCGGTGACCGAACCTTCGAGATCGAGGACCTGTGCGGAACCCCGGATCTGCGTGAGCCGCTGTCTGTCGTGCGTGGTAACGACGGGGCCCTGCTGACGGTGTCCGAGCGGTGGTATTACAACCCCGGGCCGCAAGGCCTGGTGCGAATGATCGACTTCCGTGACGGACGAGTGCGGCGTTTCGAGTCCGGTGGTTACGGATACCGGACATTTCCGGGTTCCGGTTGCAGTGCGCAAAGCCTACGGCGGGGTATGAACCGCATGGAGCTACTGGGCACGTGTGGTCCCCCAGATGCCCAGCAGACGCTCCCGCCGATCCAGACCCCTGGCTTCGGTCATGGCCATCATGCAGTTCGCCACCTGCCAGTCCGCGAGGAATGGTTCTATACGTTTGGCTCTGGGCAGCTGTCCCGCATAGTGACTCTCGAACACGGCCGCGTGACGCGGGTAGAAACCGGTCGGCGCACGCACTAG
- a CDS encoding DUF2970 domain-containing protein — MGRNHSDEDQHAPENSDLPKPGFWQVTQSILAAAFGVQTEAARRRDFTRGSPMPYIIGGTVFTILLIVALVVIVRVVLSRAGM, encoded by the coding sequence ATGGGTCGCAATCACTCCGATGAAGATCAGCACGCGCCAGAGAATTCGGATCTGCCGAAACCGGGTTTCTGGCAGGTCACACAAAGCATACTGGCTGCCGCCTTTGGCGTGCAGACAGAGGCGGCGCGTAGACGGGATTTCACACGTGGCAGCCCGATGCCCTACATCATCGGCGGCACGGTGTTTACGATTCTGCTGATCGTGGCGCTGGTAGTCATTGTGCGCGTGGTGCTGAGCAGGGCCGGCATGTAG
- a CDS encoding valine--tRNA ligase — MDKTYDPKAIEQRWYDDWEQRNLFAPASGSGPAYCIVIPPPNVTGTLHMGHAFQDTIMDVLTRYHRMRGDRTLWQPGTDHAGIATQMVVERQLNQEGKTRHDLGRDAFIDRVWEWKAESGGTITRQLRRMGASVDWSRECFTMDDRLSHAVREVFVRLHEDGLIYRGKRLVNWDPVLHTAVSDLEVLAEEEQGSLWHMRYPLADGSDSLVVATTRPETMLGDTAVAVHPDDERYRHLIGKTIRLPLTDREIPVIADDYVDPSFGSGCVKITPAHDFNDYAVGQRHDLPLINIFTEDAQINEEAPIAYQGLDRYEARKRIVADLEAQGLMERIEPHKLMVPRGDRTGAVIEPFLTDQWFVRAEPLAKPAIEAVEDGRIRFVPDNWKNTYYDWMRRIEDWCISRQIWWGHRIPAWYDEDGNIFVARSEEDAKQQARDKHGRDVPLRQDEDVLDTWFSSALWPFSTLGWPEQTPELKTFYPTNVLVTGFDIIFFWVARMIMFGMKFMDEVPFHEVYIHGLVRDADGQKMSKSKGNVLDPLDIIDGIDLESLVAKRTAGLMQPQKAASIEKATRRQFPNGIEPHGTDALRFTFCSLATTGRDVVFDMGRVDGYRNFCNKLWNAARYVLMNTEDQDCGVDGGEVTLGLAERWIISRLQATEQEVDQHIRSYRLDLASQALYEFIWNEYCDWYLELSKPVLQTADDALALRGTRRTLVRVLEAVLRLAHPFLPFITEEIWQRVAPLAGVQADSIMFQAYPVADESRRDTAAEADIAWVKSFILGVRRIRGEMDIPPNKALPVLLQQAGDDDRRRLSEHRLYVERLARLESITVLADGEEAPESAIALVGDMQVLVPMAGLIDKDAELRRLAKERDKARADLDRARKKLDNPSFTEKAPAEVVEQERKRVASFQSALQRLEAQYEKIERL, encoded by the coding sequence ATGGACAAGACGTACGATCCCAAGGCCATTGAGCAACGTTGGTACGACGACTGGGAGCAGCGCAACCTGTTCGCGCCAGCGAGCGGCAGCGGCCCGGCCTACTGCATTGTCATTCCGCCGCCCAACGTTACCGGCACGCTGCACATGGGCCATGCCTTCCAGGACACCATCATGGATGTGCTCACCCGTTACCATCGCATGCGGGGTGATCGCACGCTGTGGCAGCCGGGCACGGACCATGCCGGTATTGCCACGCAGATGGTAGTTGAGCGCCAACTCAACCAGGAAGGCAAGACACGCCACGACCTTGGCCGTGATGCCTTCATCGACCGGGTCTGGGAATGGAAAGCGGAGTCCGGCGGCACCATCACCCGGCAACTTCGGCGCATGGGCGCATCGGTGGATTGGTCACGGGAATGCTTCACCATGGACGACCGTCTCTCCCATGCCGTGCGCGAAGTCTTCGTGCGCCTGCATGAAGACGGGCTCATCTACCGCGGCAAGCGCCTGGTGAACTGGGATCCGGTGCTGCACACAGCGGTCTCCGATCTGGAAGTACTGGCAGAGGAAGAACAGGGCAGTCTCTGGCATATGCGCTATCCCCTGGCCGACGGCAGCGACTCCCTGGTGGTCGCCACCACCCGGCCGGAGACCATGCTCGGCGACACCGCCGTGGCCGTGCACCCCGACGACGAGCGCTATCGGCACCTGATCGGTAAAACGATCCGCCTGCCTCTCACCGACCGGGAAATCCCGGTCATCGCAGACGATTACGTGGACCCGAGCTTTGGCTCCGGCTGCGTGAAGATCACCCCTGCCCACGACTTCAACGATTACGCCGTTGGCCAGCGCCATGACCTGCCGCTGATCAACATCTTCACGGAAGACGCACAGATCAATGAAGAGGCGCCCATTGCCTATCAGGGACTGGACCGCTACGAGGCACGCAAGCGCATCGTGGCTGATCTTGAAGCCCAGGGGCTGATGGAGCGCATCGAACCACACAAGCTCATGGTGCCCCGCGGTGACCGCACCGGTGCAGTCATCGAGCCGTTTCTCACGGACCAATGGTTCGTGCGGGCAGAACCATTGGCGAAACCGGCCATCGAGGCCGTGGAAGACGGCCGTATCCGCTTCGTGCCGGACAACTGGAAGAACACCTATTACGACTGGATGCGCCGCATCGAGGACTGGTGCATCTCGCGGCAGATCTGGTGGGGGCACCGGATTCCCGCCTGGTACGACGAGGACGGCAATATCTTCGTTGCCCGCAGCGAGGAAGACGCCAAACAACAGGCCCGCGACAAACATGGTCGGGATGTCCCCCTGCGCCAGGACGAAGACGTGCTGGACACGTGGTTCTCGTCGGCCCTGTGGCCATTTTCCACCCTGGGCTGGCCGGAGCAGACGCCGGAACTGAAGACGTTCTACCCCACCAATGTGCTGGTCACCGGGTTCGACATCATCTTCTTCTGGGTGGCTCGAATGATCATGTTCGGCATGAAGTTCATGGACGAGGTGCCGTTCCATGAGGTCTATATCCATGGCCTGGTGCGCGATGCCGACGGGCAGAAGATGTCCAAGTCCAAGGGCAACGTCCTCGACCCGCTGGACATCATCGACGGCATCGACCTGGAATCCCTGGTGGCCAAGCGCACGGCAGGACTGATGCAGCCGCAAAAGGCCGCCAGCATCGAGAAAGCCACCCGCCGCCAGTTCCCGAACGGCATCGAGCCCCACGGTACGGATGCCCTGCGCTTCACGTTCTGCTCCCTGGCCACCACCGGCCGCGACGTCGTCTTCGACATGGGCCGCGTGGACGGGTACCGCAACTTCTGCAACAAGCTGTGGAACGCGGCACGCTACGTACTGATGAATACCGAAGATCAGGATTGCGGTGTCGACGGCGGTGAGGTCACCCTGGGGCTTGCGGAGCGCTGGATCATCTCCCGTCTGCAGGCAACGGAGCAGGAAGTCGACCAGCACATCCGTAGCTACCGCCTCGACCTGGCCAGCCAGGCCCTCTACGAGTTCATCTGGAACGAGTACTGCGACTGGTACCTGGAGTTATCCAAACCAGTACTCCAGACCGCGGACGATGCGCTCGCCCTGCGTGGCACCCGCCGCACGCTGGTACGGGTGCTGGAGGCCGTGCTGCGCCTGGCCCATCCATTCCTGCCTTTCATTACAGAAGAAATCTGGCAACGCGTCGCACCGCTGGCGGGTGTTCAGGCCGACAGCATCATGTTCCAGGCCTATCCGGTTGCAGACGAAAGCCGACGGGACACCGCGGCGGAGGCAGACATTGCCTGGGTGAAGTCCTTCATCCTGGGTGTACGGCGGATTCGCGGCGAAATGGACATCCCGCCCAACAAGGCACTGCCGGTTCTGTTACAACAGGCTGGCGACGATGATCGTCGTCGGCTCTCCGAGCATCGACTGTACGTTGAACGCCTGGCACGGCTGGAAAGCATTACCGTGCTTGCTGATGGCGAAGAAGCACCCGAGTCGGCCATTGCCCTGGTTGGAGACATGCAGGTGCTGGTTCCCATGGCCGGGCTCATCGACAAGGACGCCGAGCTACGCCGTCTCGCGAAAGAGCGGGACAAGGCGCGGGCAGACCTCGATCGAGCCAGGAAGAAGCTCGACAATCCGAGCTTCACCGAAAAAGCCCCGGCTGAAGTGGTGGAACAGGAACGCAAGCGTGTCGCGAGTTTCCAGTCCGCCCTGCAGCGGCTGGAGGCACAGTACGAAAAGATCGAGCGTCTGTAG
- a CDS encoding DNA polymerase III subunit chi yields the protein MVTAQRRADFYVLEGTSAGDRELLACRLVEKAWHQGYRVFVRAEDQAQATRLDALLWTFRDGAFVPHAVVDSADEQDPVVIGAAEQTPGNAYDLMINLAPSEPEPAVGCNRLAEIADQSERLLAPARSRFRQYRDLGMDLHYHRIG from the coding sequence ATGGTCACGGCGCAACGTCGGGCGGATTTCTACGTGCTCGAGGGCACCAGCGCCGGTGATCGTGAGCTGCTCGCCTGCCGCCTGGTAGAGAAGGCATGGCATCAAGGCTACCGGGTGTTCGTGCGCGCCGAAGACCAGGCGCAGGCGACCCGTCTGGATGCCTTGCTGTGGACCTTTCGGGATGGTGCCTTTGTGCCTCATGCCGTTGTCGACAGCGCCGATGAACAGGATCCGGTGGTGATCGGCGCGGCGGAGCAGACCCCGGGCAATGCCTATGATCTGATGATCAACCTGGCGCCTTCAGAGCCTGAACCGGCTGTCGGTTGCAATCGCCTGGCGGAAATCGCCGACCAGAGTGAACGTCTGCTCGCGCCGGCGCGCAGCCGATTCCGGCAGTACCGTGACCTGGGCATGGACCTGCACTACCACCGGATCGGATGA
- a CDS encoding leucyl aminopeptidase, with the protein MEFAVKHVNPIKQRTGCLIVGVTEKRRLDAVATAVDEAADGYLSRLLRQGDMDGRIGQTLLLPAVPGIAADRVLLVGLGRERDLTERAYDKAVQAMLQTLSNCGAKDALCCLADARVKGRDQAWIIRDTAQSVIHSRYRFDACKSEKDNTPPALKKMIFHVGAKADVASGEAAADIGKAIGEGMNLARELGNLPGNICTPSYLAGQAKALQEAYPAIELDVLDEASMEELGMGALLSVSRGSEQEARLIVMHYRGASDDEPPHVLVGKGITFDTGGISLKPGAAMDEMKFDMCGAASAFGAMQAAVALKLPINLVVIIAAAENMPDGRATKPGDVVTSMSGQTIEILNTDAEGRLVLCDALTYAERYKPASVVNMATLTGACIIALGHHVHGLMSNNTGLADQLLAAGKSADDRAWQLPLGEEWDEQLKSNFADMQNIGGRSAGTITAGCFLARFTKKYRWAHLDIAGTAWNSGDKKGATGRPVPLLTQYLIDRAG; encoded by the coding sequence ATGGAATTCGCGGTAAAGCACGTCAATCCGATCAAGCAACGCACGGGCTGCCTGATCGTCGGTGTCACCGAGAAGCGGCGCCTGGATGCGGTTGCGACCGCGGTTGACGAGGCCGCCGACGGCTACCTGAGCCGACTGTTGCGGCAGGGGGATATGGATGGCCGTATCGGCCAGACCCTGCTGCTGCCAGCCGTACCGGGGATCGCCGCCGACCGCGTTCTGTTGGTCGGCCTTGGCCGCGAACGGGATCTGACCGAGCGCGCATACGACAAGGCCGTGCAAGCCATGTTGCAGACCCTCTCGAATTGTGGCGCCAAGGATGCCCTTTGCTGCCTGGCGGACGCCCGGGTCAAGGGTCGCGATCAGGCCTGGATCATCCGTGACACCGCCCAGTCGGTGATCCACTCCCGTTACCGCTTCGATGCCTGCAAGAGTGAGAAGGACAATACGCCGCCGGCACTGAAGAAAATGATCTTTCACGTCGGTGCCAAGGCCGACGTTGCCAGCGGTGAAGCGGCGGCTGACATTGGCAAGGCCATCGGCGAGGGCATGAACCTGGCTCGCGAGTTGGGCAACCTGCCTGGCAACATTTGCACCCCCTCCTACCTGGCCGGACAGGCCAAGGCGCTGCAGGAAGCCTATCCGGCCATCGAACTGGATGTGCTCGACGAAGCATCCATGGAGGAACTGGGCATGGGCGCCCTGCTCTCTGTCTCCCGGGGCAGCGAACAGGAAGCACGGCTCATCGTGATGCACTATCGCGGGGCAAGCGATGATGAGCCGCCCCACGTGCTGGTGGGCAAGGGGATCACCTTCGACACCGGCGGCATCTCGCTGAAGCCCGGCGCGGCCATGGATGAGATGAAGTTCGACATGTGCGGCGCGGCCAGTGCTTTCGGTGCCATGCAGGCTGCGGTGGCGCTGAAGCTGCCCATCAACCTGGTGGTGATCATAGCCGCGGCGGAAAACATGCCCGACGGCCGCGCCACCAAGCCCGGTGACGTCGTCACCAGCATGTCCGGACAGACCATCGAGATTCTCAATACAGATGCCGAGGGGCGCCTTGTGCTCTGCGATGCCCTGACCTATGCCGAGCGCTACAAGCCGGCGAGCGTGGTCAACATGGCGACGCTGACCGGCGCCTGTATCATCGCCCTGGGTCATCATGTGCATGGCCTCATGAGCAACAACACCGGGCTCGCCGACCAGTTGCTCGCCGCCGGCAAGTCCGCCGATGACCGCGCCTGGCAGTTGCCACTGGGCGAAGAGTGGGACGAACAGTTGAAGAGCAACTTCGCCGACATGCAGAACATCGGCGGGCGCTCCGCTGGCACCATCACCGCCGGCTGCTTCCTGGCGCGTTTCACCAAGAAGTACCGCTGGGCGCATCTGGATATTGCCGGCACAGCCTGGAACAGTGGCGACAAGAAGGGCGCCACCGGGCGTCCGGTCCCACTGCTCACACAGTATCTGATCGACCGCGCCGGCTGA
- the lptF gene encoding LPS export ABC transporter permease LptF, whose product MRFSIISRYLVREITLAWLAVTVVLVAVLFTNRLIRYLGDAASGALPGDIILLLMGFKALSYTALVIPGSFFLGVVLAMGRLYRDSEMSAMGACGIGPGNIYRAVALLALPLTLLVGWLSIETGPWAAREGREAEQVARETVEIQAIRPGRFIQSSRADGMFYIERFAADGERMRDVYLQTRQGDEQVMLAAAEGFIQVDPDTGDQYLVLLDGHRYDGFPGQSQWRVMEYAVHGVRISEGDPPTVRTRRDGIATAQLWGSDDLGERAELQWRLSMPLMVITLGLIAIPLSRSSPRDGRYGRLLLAVLIFASYSNALTVAQGWLEDGRLPLWLGLWPVHVLVAGIGLIWLAGQYGLLRRRPREGAA is encoded by the coding sequence TTGCGTTTCTCCATTATCAGTCGCTACCTGGTGCGCGAGATTACGCTGGCCTGGCTGGCTGTGACCGTGGTGCTGGTGGCCGTGCTGTTTACCAACCGGTTGATTCGCTACCTGGGCGATGCGGCCTCCGGGGCCCTGCCGGGTGACATCATTCTCTTGCTTATGGGCTTCAAGGCGCTCAGTTACACAGCGCTGGTGATTCCGGGCAGCTTCTTTCTCGGCGTGGTGCTCGCCATGGGACGGCTTTACCGCGACAGCGAGATGTCGGCCATGGGCGCTTGCGGCATTGGCCCCGGCAACATTTACCGCGCCGTCGCCCTGTTGGCTCTGCCGTTGACCTTGCTGGTGGGCTGGCTGTCCATCGAGACTGGCCCCTGGGCTGCCCGGGAGGGTCGCGAAGCGGAGCAAGTGGCCAGGGAGACGGTGGAAATCCAGGCAATACGACCCGGTCGGTTCATCCAGTCCTCACGCGCCGACGGGATGTTCTACATCGAACGCTTCGCTGCAGACGGCGAGCGCATGCGGGATGTCTACCTGCAGACCCGGCAGGGCGACGAGCAGGTCATGCTCGCCGCTGCCGAGGGCTTCATTCAGGTTGATCCGGATACCGGCGACCAGTACCTCGTGCTGCTCGACGGCCATCGGTATGACGGCTTCCCGGGTCAGAGTCAGTGGCGCGTCATGGAGTATGCCGTCCATGGTGTGCGGATCAGCGAGGGTGATCCGCCGACGGTGCGTACCCGGCGCGACGGCATCGCAACAGCACAGCTCTGGGGTAGCGACGATTTGGGGGAAAGAGCTGAACTACAGTGGCGATTGTCCATGCCGCTGATGGTGATCACGCTTGGCTTGATCGCGATCCCGCTGTCCCGCAGTTCCCCCAGGGATGGCCGATACGGACGTCTGCTCCTCGCGGTGCTGATCTTTGCCTCCTATTCCAATGCGCTCACGGTGGCACAGGGCTGGCTGGAGGATGGCCGTCTGCCATTGTGGCTTGGTTTGTGGCCGGTGCATGTGCTGGTTGCCGGCATCGGCCTGATCTGGCTGGCCGGCCAATATGGCCTGTTGCGGCGGCGGCCACGTGAAGGGGCCGCCTGA
- the lptG gene encoding LPS export ABC transporter permease LptG, producing the protein MGILDRYIARAVISGSLVALVIFVSLILIFTFVEESGDITDDYTAFIALLHVGLQAPQRAYESFPVATLIGSLMTLGGMAARSELVVMRAAGMSVLGIGRSVATAGVLLALIAVALGEWVAPPAERLSLEVKARAESGQVGALSRDGFWARDGRRFVQVGYAPSASVLETVNIYEFDEERRLAFVTSADRARYVGGEWLLEGVIVTRFVDGNVEREVRDEAPWRSDLRPEVLDVVVVDPEALSIAELWTYVSYLERNELESDRYRLAFWLKLATPLATITMLLLTIPLAFGSLRSVGAGQRIFIGVMIGIVFFLANNLLNHLGLVYGLPPVVSALLPTLVFLAIAIYTTSRVR; encoded by the coding sequence ATGGGGATTCTCGACCGGTACATCGCCCGCGCCGTGATCAGCGGCTCGCTGGTGGCCCTGGTCATTTTCGTGTCGTTGATCCTCATCTTCACCTTTGTCGAGGAAAGCGGCGACATTACCGACGACTACACCGCGTTCATCGCCCTGTTGCATGTGGGGTTGCAGGCCCCGCAACGGGCTTACGAGTCGTTTCCGGTGGCCACTCTGATCGGCAGCCTGATGACGCTTGGCGGGATGGCGGCGCGCAGTGAACTGGTGGTCATGCGGGCTGCCGGCATGTCGGTCCTGGGGATCGGCCGCAGCGTGGCCACGGCGGGTGTCCTGCTCGCCCTGATCGCGGTGGCGCTGGGGGAGTGGGTCGCACCGCCGGCGGAGCGGCTGTCACTGGAGGTCAAGGCGAGGGCGGAATCCGGGCAGGTTGGCGCACTCAGCCGCGACGGATTCTGGGCACGGGATGGTCGCCGTTTCGTTCAGGTGGGATACGCGCCCTCGGCGTCGGTGCTTGAGACTGTGAACATCTACGAATTCGACGAGGAGCGCCGGCTTGCCTTCGTGACCAGCGCCGACCGTGCCCGCTATGTCGGCGGCGAGTGGTTACTGGAAGGCGTGATCGTCACGCGTTTCGTTGATGGCAACGTCGAGCGTGAAGTCCGTGATGAGGCGCCATGGCGGTCAGATCTGCGCCCCGAGGTGCTTGATGTTGTGGTGGTTGATCCGGAGGCCCTGTCCATTGCAGAACTCTGGACCTATGTCAGCTACCTGGAGCGTAACGAGTTGGAAAGTGACCGCTACCGGTTGGCTTTCTGGCTCAAGCTCGCCACGCCGCTTGCCACCATCACCATGCTGCTATTGACCATCCCGCTTGCATTCGGCTCGCTGCGTTCCGTCGGGGCCGGCCAGCGGATCTTCATCGGCGTGATGATCGGTATCGTGTTTTTCCTCGCCAACAACCTCTTGAATCACCTGGGGCTGGTGTATGGCCTGCCACCGGTGGTCAGTGCTCTGCTGCCCACGCTGGTCTTTCTGGCAATCGCAATCTATACAACGTCACGGGTTCGGTGA
- a CDS encoding RDD family protein: MSREEIPDGAPGGVFRRLSAMVYDGLLLLAVLIAGSFLFLPLTGGEAVDGPMRLAFQAYVVLLIVGFFGYFWMRGGQTLGLWTWKLRLQRHDGGRIGMNDVMLRIMVGVLTLGPIALISVPFHPRRLSLTDMLSTTLVVRHRTRDVV, translated from the coding sequence ATGTCCAGAGAAGAGATCCCTGACGGCGCCCCGGGTGGCGTGTTCCGGCGCCTGTCCGCCATGGTCTACGACGGATTGCTGCTGCTGGCAGTACTCATTGCCGGCAGCTTCCTGTTTCTGCCCCTGACCGGAGGCGAAGCCGTGGATGGCCCGATGCGCCTTGCGTTCCAGGCATACGTCGTGCTGCTGATCGTGGGCTTTTTCGGCTATTTCTGGATGCGCGGCGGCCAGACACTGGGATTGTGGACGTGGAAACTCAGGCTGCAAAGGCATGACGGCGGACGCATCGGCATGAACGATGTCATGCTCCGGATTATGGTCGGTGTGCTGACGCTGGGGCCTATCGCCCTGATCAGTGTGCCCTTCCACCCCCGCCGGTTAAGCCTGACGGATATGCTGTCAACCACCCTGGTGGTGCGTCACCGAACCCGTGACGTTGTATAG
- the pcnB gene encoding polynucleotide adenylyltransferase PcnB gives MAQARYPVTEQTSSERLPQPVIFQRSEHRISRAEISDNALKVLYRLNKAGYEAYLVGGGVRDLSLGREPKDFDVATNAKPEEVRALFRNCRLIGRRFRLAHVHFGPEIIEVATFRAAHDGNGEAEGEGEMRDGMLVRDNVYGTVEEDALRRDFTVNSLYYNIADFSVVDFAHGMDDLEAGLIRLIGDAEERYREDPVRMLRAVRFAAKLGFRVEDDAARPIPELAGLLENVPQARLFEEVLKLLMGGQGAQTFDALRYHGLFGALFPATEAQLQIDEHGTWVQFINAALENTDQRIADGKPVTPAFLFAAILWPVVTARVARSVEEEGLNEAQALQNATADVLQQQVQRVAIPKRFSLPMREIFLMQPRLLRFRGRRAGRLAAHPRFRAAYDFLLLRARVGDAPQDLADWWTEYQQQDEGAAAVASAPTGPRRRRRRRRRNGGGGGGEGGQ, from the coding sequence ATGGCTCAAGCTCGGTACCCAGTGACGGAACAGACTTCATCAGAACGCTTACCCCAGCCGGTCATCTTCCAGCGTTCCGAGCATCGCATCTCTCGCGCGGAAATCAGCGATAACGCTCTCAAGGTCCTGTATCGCCTGAACAAGGCGGGGTATGAGGCGTATCTTGTAGGCGGCGGCGTCCGGGATCTGTCCCTTGGCCGCGAACCCAAGGACTTCGACGTGGCGACCAACGCCAAGCCCGAGGAGGTGCGCGCGCTGTTCCGCAATTGCCGGCTGATCGGCCGGCGGTTCCGTCTTGCCCACGTCCATTTCGGGCCGGAGATCATCGAGGTGGCCACTTTCCGGGCCGCCCATGACGGCAACGGTGAGGCCGAGGGCGAAGGGGAGATGCGTGACGGCATGCTGGTGCGCGACAATGTCTACGGCACCGTGGAAGAAGACGCGCTGCGGCGCGATTTCACCGTCAACTCCCTGTACTACAACATTGCCGACTTCTCCGTGGTCGACTTTGCCCATGGCATGGATGATCTGGAGGCCGGACTGATCCGGCTGATCGGCGATGCCGAGGAACGTTACCGGGAAGATCCGGTACGCATGCTCCGGGCGGTGCGCTTTGCCGCCAAGCTCGGTTTCAGGGTCGAAGATGATGCCGCCAGGCCGATTCCCGAGCTCGCGGGACTGCTCGAGAATGTGCCGCAGGCGCGGTTGTTCGAAGAAGTCCTCAAGCTCTTGATGGGCGGGCAGGGTGCCCAGACGTTCGACGCACTGCGCTACCATGGTCTGTTCGGTGCGCTGTTTCCGGCCACCGAGGCGCAGCTTCAGATTGACGAGCACGGCACCTGGGTTCAGTTCATCAACGCGGCGCTGGAGAACACTGATCAGCGGATCGCTGACGGAAAGCCCGTTACCCCGGCTTTCCTGTTCGCCGCAATTCTCTGGCCGGTGGTGACAGCGCGGGTTGCCCGCAGCGTCGAGGAAGAGGGCCTGAACGAAGCGCAGGCACTGCAGAACGCCACTGCCGACGTATTGCAGCAGCAGGTGCAGCGCGTGGCCATTCCCAAGCGTTTCAGCCTGCCAATGCGCGAGATTTTCCTGATGCAACCGCGCTTGCTGCGATTCCGCGGGCGTCGCGCCGGGCGACTCGCCGCCCATCCACGCTTCCGTGCGGCGTACGACTTTCTTCTGTTGCGGGCCCGAGTGGGCGATGCGCCGCAGGATCTGGCCGACTGGTGGACCGAATACCAGCAACAGGATGAAGGTGCGGCCGCCGTTGCCTCTGCCCCCACTGGGCCACGTCGACGCCGCCGTCGCCGGCGGAGAAATGGCGGAGGGGGTGGCGGCGAGGGTGGCCAGTGA
- the folK gene encoding 2-amino-4-hydroxy-6-hydroxymethyldihydropteridine diphosphokinase — protein sequence MTVAFVGLGSNLDDPPARLRAGLAGLRGLRLTSLQACSRLYLSPPMGPQDQPDYYNAVACLETDLQPHELLTALQAIEVAEGRRRVRPWGPRTLDLDLLSMGDIRVMSATLALPHSGVLERDFVLAPWAEIAPDYVVPGLGPVAQLLHDCPARGARPLDEPQTRLETP from the coding sequence GTGACGGTCGCTTTCGTCGGGCTTGGCAGTAACCTCGATGATCCGCCGGCGCGGCTCAGGGCGGGCCTTGCCGGTTTGCGTGGGCTGCGGCTGACGTCCCTGCAGGCGTGTTCCCGGCTCTATCTCAGCCCGCCCATGGGCCCGCAGGATCAACCGGACTACTACAATGCGGTGGCGTGCCTTGAGACCGACCTGCAACCCCATGAATTGTTGACTGCCCTGCAGGCGATCGAGGTTGCCGAGGGGCGTCGTCGTGTTCGTCCGTGGGGCCCCAGAACGCTGGATCTGGATCTCCTCAGCATGGGTGATATACGGGTTATGTCGGCGACTCTGGCACTGCCACACTCCGGCGTCCTGGAGCGCGACTTCGTGCTCGCGCCGTGGGCTGAGATTGCGCCGGACTATGTTGTCCCCGGGCTGGGGCCAGTGGCGCAGCTGCTGCATGATTGCCCGGCCCGTGGGGCACGACCGCTCGATGAGCCACAGACTCGGTTGGAGACGCCATGA
- a CDS encoding deoxynucleoside kinase: MTGNLQEPPRVPRHLVVEGPIGVGKTTLARRLAQSLGSQLLLEGADENPFLERFYQSPRDAAFPTQMYFLIQRAEQLRGLRQGDLFEERHVADFLFEKDRMFAELTLRPPELALYDKIYQELAVELAPPDMVIYLQAPVDVLMERIRRRGIAHEQAITADYLQRLSDAYVNFFYHYDAAPLLIVNATAIDLADNDADYAQLLERVWDLQSGRRYFNPAPIDL; encoded by the coding sequence ATGACGGGTAATCTGCAGGAGCCACCAAGGGTGCCGCGACACCTCGTGGTGGAAGGGCCCATCGGCGTCGGCAAGACCACGCTTGCACGGCGATTGGCACAGTCTCTCGGCAGTCAACTCCTGCTTGAGGGCGCCGATGAGAACCCGTTTCTCGAGCGCTTCTACCAGAGCCCCAGGGACGCTGCCTTCCCGACCCAGATGTACTTTCTGATCCAGCGTGCAGAGCAACTGCGTGGCTTGCGCCAGGGCGATCTGTTCGAGGAACGGCATGTGGCCGACTTCCTGTTCGAAAAGGACCGGATGTTCGCCGAGTTGACCCTGCGGCCGCCGGAACTTGCGTTATATGACAAGATTTATCAGGAGCTTGCGGTAGAGCTGGCGCCGCCGGACATGGTGATCTACCTGCAGGCGCCCGTGGACGTGCTGATGGAGCGCATCCGCCGCCGTGGCATCGCCCATGAGCAGGCGATTACCGCTGACTACCTGCAACGTCTCAGTGATGCTTACGTCAACTTCTTCTATCATTACGACGCTGCACCCCTGCTCATTGTGAACGCGACGGCCATTGACCTCGCGGATAACGATGCAGACTACGCTCAGCTGCTGGAGCGGGTCTGGGATTTGCAGAGCGGGCGGCGATACTTCAACCCGGCGCCGATCGATCTTTAG